In Homo sapiens chromosome 11, GRCh38.p14 Primary Assembly, one DNA window encodes the following:
- the APIP gene encoding methylthioribulose-1-phosphate dehydratase isoform X2, with translation MFVCDINEKDISGPSPSKKLKKSQCTPLFMNAYTMRGAGAVIHTHSKAAVMATLLFPGREFKITHQEMIKGIKKCTSGGYYRYDDMLVVPIIENTPEEKDLKDRMAHAMNEYPDSCAVLVRRHGVYVWGETWEKAKTMCECYDYLFDIAVSMKKVGLDPSQLPVGENGIV, from the exons ATGTTTGTTTGTGATATAAATGAAAAGGACATAAGTGGACCTTCGCCATCGAAGAAGCTAAAAAAAAGCCAGTGTACTCCTCTTTTCATGAATGCTTACACAATGAGAG gAGCAGGTGCAGTGATTCATACCCACTCTAAAGCTGCTGTGATGGCCACACTTCTCTTTCCAGGACGGGAGTTTAAAATTACACATCAAGAGATgataaaaggaataaagaaatgtaCTTCCGGAGGGTattatag ATATGATGATATGTTAGTGGTACCCATTATTGAGAATACACCTGAGGAGAAAGACCTCAAAGATAGAATGGCTCATGCAATGAATGAATACCCAGACTCCTGTGCAGTACTGGTCAGACGTCATGGAGTATATGTGTGGGGGGAAACATGGGAGAAGGCCAAAACCAT GTGTGAGTGTTATGACTATTTATTTGATATTGCCGTATCAATGAAGAAAGTAGGACTTGATCCTTCACAGCTCCCAGTTGGAGAAAATGGAATTGTCTAA